TTTTGGTTGAAAATTTTGACTTTGAGCAAGTCATAGAACTGACCGAACAGAGAACTCAGAACGGGCAGCGCCCTTGCATTCTCCAGAACGCAGAACTCAGCAATTATAAAAGGATACAAACCCCCCAACTTGTGGTAGAATAATTAACCCCACAATCGTCGTCCTGATGATCCATTTAGCCTACTATGAGTATCTTGTAACAAAGCTGGTATATCCAACTCTTGGGGACACCGGGGGAGACAGTCACCGCATTCTGTACAACGGCTAGCTTTCATTCCACCGAACCAGTGACCAGCATTTTCAAACATTCTGTAGCGATATTGCCCAAAATCATCCATGTCATATGCAACTGCAAGATTGCGTAGTCGCAACACTTCTGGAATGTTGATATTTTCTGGGCACGGTAAGCACGCATAGCACTGGCTGCATTTGTCTGTTCCTAAAACAGTTTTTTGATGATTTTCCAAACGTTGAAAGACGGTTATTTCCTCTGGGGTAAGCTTGTGATCACAATCTGCAACCCGCAAGGGTTCTGTTAATTCATCTGGGTTTGCGGGTCCGACGCTAAGAGTCGTGATTCGAGAATCATTTAGTAAAAACCGATAGTTTAACTCTAAGGGTGAAAGAGGATCACATAAATCTTTCAAAGTTTGGGGTGGCGTATACAGGCGTCCTCCCTTATCAGCAGGAGAAATAATAAACACACCCATATCTTTCTCAAATGCTTTCTGAATTGCCTCTGCGTTGCGTTGAAAGAAATAGTAATAATGCAGATTGACAAATTCAAATAAATCTGTATCTATTGCAGCCAAGATAATCTCTAAAGGCGCGTGGGTAGAAAAACCAACGTGTCGTACCCGACCATCAGCAATAGCTTCCTGCACCGCCTGCATACAGCCACCCTTGGCTTTTACCCAGTCAAGATGTTCCCATGTGTTTAAACCGTGAATCCCTAGGCAATCTAGATAATCCAACTTTAATCGTTCCAGAGATTCATCGATATACCGACGCATAGTGTCAGCATCCGCTGTTGGTGGAATTTTAGTGGTGATGTGAACTTGGCAACGCTTAACTGGTAACCCAACGGAAATTGCTTCACCAAGATACTGCTCACTCTTTCCGTATCCTCTAGCAGTTTCTAAATGATTAATCCCCAACACTATAGCTTTGTGGATGGTTTGCCATGCATTTTCCTCTGAAGCTAAGTAGCGCATTGTCCCCAAGGAAAAAACAGACAAGCGTAGATTCGTTTTTCCAAAACGTCGGTATTTCATTTTTAACAGAGTTCGGAGTTAAGAGTTTAAGCAAGTCACTCATAACTCATTGTTTATATCTCATTTATGTTTCGCCATTACCAAAGCGCTTAATCAAATCTTCAGGTCGCAGATTAGAAATAAATTCCCGAAAGGCTTGCTGTTCGGCTTCATCTGCATCCCGATCTACAGGGATAGAAGCATCCGCAATAACTTCTTCCATGACCCAAATAGGAGTATTTGTACGGAGGGCGATCGCGATCGCATCACTAGGACGCGCGTCTATTTCTTTCTTGACTTCGCCTTGCTTCACAATTAAAGCTGCATAAAATGTATCTTTTTGTAACGAATGAATGATGATCCGTTCCAAAACTATGTTCCATGCATCCAACATATTCACCATCAGGTCATGGGTTAGGGGTCTTGGAGGTTTTTGATTCTCCAGTGCGCCCATAATTGCCCTCGCTTGTTCTTGACCAATGTAAATTGGTAATGCACGGCGGTCTGAAGCATCTTTCAACAGTACAATCGGGCTACGGGTTATGGCATCTAATGCTATGCCAGCAACTTTCATTTCAAGCATTGGCTAAGCCTCTAAAATCCTTTGGGCGCTAAAGTTATGTGTAACAAATAGTACTTGTGTTGTCATGATTTTGGGGTTAAGATAAACATAAGTCTTCATTCTCTATAATTGCTTCTATTAAACTCCTAAATGGATGTGAACACCAGAGTAAGTCAAACAAGCCTAATTCGACAATAATCTACTTTCCTAGATGTGCGCAGTCATAAATATAAATTTTTTGAACTTTTGACATAAGATTTAGTCTGAAATTATACTGAAAGAAAATCAATATTTGTGAGAATTACTGGCTGCTTTTGGGCAAAAATAAGCAATAAAATAGAGTTAGTTTTGCAAAAAAGCCGTGTTTACAGGAATAATCCAAGCATTAGGAACAGTAAAACCTCTGGATGGGGATTCGTGGCAAATCACTTGTGTGACTCAGCCATCTAATGTCATTATGCAAGATTTAGCGACGGGTGACAGCGTTGCTGTAGATGGCATCTGCCTAACGGTAGAAAAAATTTTAAAAGATGGATTTATTGCTACGGCTTCACCAGAAACCTTGCGCCGTACAACACTAGGACAAGAAGAAACACAACAGAGGTACGTTAACTTAGAAGCATCCCTAAAAGTGGGGGGTAAAGTCGGCGGTCATTTCGTTATGGGACACGTGGACGGTATTGGTCAACTTGTGTCAGCACAAGCGACACAAACCTCTTGGGAATTGATTTTTACCGCTCCAGGTGCGATCGCCCGCTATATAGTTTCTAAAGGAAGTATTGCTATAAATGGCATCAGCCTAACAGTAGCCGATTATCAGCCTGAACTATCACAGTTTAAAGTAGCAGTGATTCCCGTCACTTACAAAGAAACTAATCTCCAACACATCAGTCCGGGTAGTTGGGTGAATTTAGAGGGAGATATTCTTGGCAAATACGTCGAAAAATTCCTTTGTTTTGGCAATCCGGATCTGGAAGAAGCTACACAGACAATTCCAAATGACATCACAGCTGGATTCTTAGTTGAACACGGGTATTTGTAAGTAAAAACAAACAAGGAGAAAAAGGAGCGAGGGACAAAGCAAGAAAAAAGTTAATGCTTAATGACTCTCTTGCTTGACTCCTTCACTCCTTGACTCCCACACTCTTCTAGTACACGGGCGCGCAAATAAAGCACTCATTCAAAATCAACGAAAAGCTTATGATCTAAGATTTTTGAATTTTGCGAAAAGTTTGCGCGTCCGGTGAGACAGCGCGAATGACGGCTCTCCCGACAGAGGCGACTGCGTAAGCGCAAGCGCACGCGGCTTGGGCGTAAGCGCAAGCGCACGCGGCTTGGGCGTAAGCGCAAGCGCACGAATCGAGCGTTCGCGCAGCGTCTCCGTAGGAGATACGCGTAAGCGTGTCCCTTTGGGACTTACAAAGTAGCGTCTGTGCAGGAGATACCCGAAGGGGTTTCCCGGCGCAAAACTTTTCAAGACGAATTTTGAATTCCGCGTTCGCGCAGCGTGTCCCCTTGGGACGAGCGCGGTACTAGCTACCTGGTTCTTGAGGAGTCTGAGATGTATGTAACGATTGCATTAATTGACCAAGAGCGTACTCTAATCGAGCGCCTGGATCAGTCGCAACCCATCCTTCAGGTGTGAGCTGGCGCACCTCAAAGTGCAAGTGGGGACCTGTGGACAAACCAGTGCTACCAACTTGTCCAATAACGGTTCCCTTTTGCACCCATTGACCTGGCTGAACAAAGATTTCTGACATATGACCGTAAAGAGTTTGTTGGGCGTTGCTGTGGTTAAGTATCACTGTCATACCGTAGCCGCCCAACCAATCAGCACTCTCTACTTTACCAGGGTAGGCTGCCAAAACAGGTGTTCCCATCGCTGCGCCGATGTCTGTACCAGAGTGGAAACTGCGATCGCCTGTAATGGGATGAGTTCGCCAACCAAACAAAGAAGTAATTGCAGAGGGGATAGAAAGGGGATACATCAATCCCGGACCACTTGCGAGTTTACCACCATAGACTTCACCGTAGTTTACTTGCGGCAATACTGCTGCTAGTGGAATGTCGTATGTGACATTACTGGGGCGAGGAGCAAGATTTTCTGCAGTCATTGGTGCGCTTAAGGTACCACCTAGTGGTGCGATCGGTACAGAACTCACTGTTGTCGGAGAGGAAAAGTCGGGGATAAACCGATTCGGGTGATATGTATCCTTACTCACACTTCTATAAGCTGTTTGAGAACTGCGATGCCTTACAGGAGTCACCGCACGAGAAACGCTCCTATGAGTGGGACGTTGCAGAGAGTTTTGTTCTTTTGTCTCAACATGCTTGACGGGCGGAACAGTTGCTAGTGTGGCAGGTTTACTTTTTCTAATCCAACTTGCTTTCTTTTGGGGTAATTCAGTATTAGACTGTTGTGTAACTACTACAGAATTCGGTGCCTGATACCTATTGGTAGCACCAACGTTGTATTCGCCTGGATCGATATAAGCGTTGTTGTAATCTTTTGGGGTGGAGTCATTACTAGAGGAGGCGGTGGGTTGCAAAAGTTCCCTCCAGTGTGCAAGGCGGCGTCGAACAGGTGAGTTGTTCTCTTGGGAAACCTGTTGTTGAGGTTGTTCCTTGCTCAGACTTATGTTGAATTGTGGAATATCTACAGATGGTCTTCTCTGTAACCTTGCTCTCCAGTTTGTCACACTTTCGGTACGTACAGAAACTTCCGCACGAGGTTTGAATTTTCTGATAGCAACCCCTGTTGGTGAATCTTGTGCACGACGTTTGTAATTCCGCAGAGCGACAGCAGGACTTGGTCTTTTTGCCTGAGAGAGTCTTTGTCTGAGTCTAACTCGGCGTTGAGAAAATTCGTCGGATTGTGATTTCGTCCCTTCTACTGCGGGACTACTATCTTTGTGTTCAAAAGTTTCTCTTTTGACTCTATTCGCCGATGATGCTGGTTGAGAGTTTTCAGTAGTGGGAACAATATTATCGATTGCGGATTCAGTTTGAGCAAAGACCAAACCACCATTACTCAGCAGCCCTATGCTGCCAAGCCAAGCGAGACTTTGTGCTGGGAGCGTAGACGCAAAGCGTCTTGTTGACAGACATTGCTGCCACAATTGATGCAAACGGTTCTCAGCAGAGTTATTGCGCTGCGTCATTGTTTTTTTGATGTTTTGTGTATTGTAGAGCATGAACTACCTATACTCGCATTCGGTGTGAGTATAGGTTTCGAGTCTCATTCGCTGTTGCTGTGTTGGGTATACTCATGAGTGAGTATTCGGAACCAAATCTGATCTAATTACGGTTAGTACATTGAATGAAACAAGAATCCCATCGCCCTTTTAGGCGTGGGAATGTCAAAGCTTCGGCTCCGCTCAGCTTTGACCCTGAGCGGAGCCGAAGGGTCAATTGGTTAATCAGATGAATGACAGTAACCCAAACTGATTGTACCGGGCTGAAGGTAAATTTCTGATATTTTTACTGATTTGTGTTCCGATGTTTCCATACGAACCCGAAGCTCCCCAGTATTTGCCACGCCAATGATAGTACCTACAGTGTTGTTAACATAGACTTTCTCACCTATGTTCATCAGCAACTCTAGATAACGATATATTAGTATATTGATTCCTTCTTGCAACAAGCACTGTATACCAGATTCGATTCCAATTAAAACTGTAGAAATAAGCGTTTCCAAACACGAGACGAATTTGGTCTGCTGATTTGCTTGCCACATTTGGAGATTAATTCCGGTTTCTGGTACAGGGTTTGCCCAATTTAACCCTACACCAATCACTGCTTGAGTGATGACACCCTTGTGTATTTTGGTTTCCGTCAAAATACCGCCAAGCTTTCGGCTGACTAAGATTAAATCATTAGGCCATTTAATACCAACAGGAACGTCGCAGTTTCGCAATTGTTGAGCAATTCCCCAAGCAGTAGCCAGGGTGAGTTGGTAGCTGTTGGTAGCATATAGTTTGGGGAGGCAAAAAGCAGTCGTATTTTCTGCTGCTTTATTACCGTTTGCAATAGCCACTGAAAGATATAATCCCCCAGCTGATGATATCCATTGACGACCCCATTGTCCTCTTCCTGCTGTTTGCTCAGTCGCAATCACAACACATCCTGGTTCAGCGCCTTGGGCGAGTAAGTCCCAAAGGATTTGGTTAGTTGAAGAAACAGTTTCAAAAAGATGTAGCGAAAATTGTAAATAAGGACTGTTGCGCCCTACTTGTAGAGCAGTTTCCAACTTTTGTTGATCCAATGCCATAGCAGTTTACCTAAATTTTCTAGTGCTAGGATAAATTGACTGCTATTGATGTTTGTTTTTAGGTTTGGTTAAAGATGCACGCTTGGCACTGGCGCACATGGGAAGGGTTACCCTATCTAACCTGTAGTCTATTGGAACCCTGGCATCATGGCTTTTTTACTCAGCAGTTTTCACCTAGTTATCCGTCAGAACTCACAAAGGTGCTGCATCCAGAAGCATCAGCTTATCGCTTAAAACAGGTACATGGCAATACTGTCCTGACTCCAAAAGAAATTGTCGCTCTTTTAGCTGAAGGTGGTGACAAGGTCGATGGAGAAGGTGATGATGCCCTTGTATCAGGAGATGGGTTAATATCCAATCAGCCTCTGCAAGCAGTATGGGTGGCTACGGCTGACTGCACGCCTGTACTAATTGCTGATGAGAAAACAGGACAAGTTGCAGCTGTTCATGCGGGTTGGCGTGGCACTGCGCTCAAGATAGTACCGCAAGCGATCGCCCGAATGCAAGCACAAGGTAGCAAACTTCAAGATTTGCGAATAGCGATGGGACCAGCGATCGCAGGTGAAGTTTATCAAGTCTCAGAACAAGTTGCAGCTGAAGTTGGAGCAACAATTATACCACATAACGACGAAAAAACAATTGTAGCTGCATTGTACAAGCTACCAAATTCACCTTTACTCAGCGATCCAAATCCAGAACGGGTACGGTTGGATGTGCGGCGGGTGAATACTTTACAACTTGAACAGTTGGGGATTAGTCCGGAACAGATGGCGATCGCCCCTTATTGTACTTATCAAACTCCAGAGTATTTCTTTTCTTACCGCCGAGAAAAGCAGAAAAAAGTGCAGTGGTCGGGTATTGTTAGCAATTACCTGTGAGTGTCTGGAACTCACCAATTGTTATCAGTGAGACGCCCATCTCATCTGTAACAGCGCATCAAAAATCTAGAGGACTGCGTACCCCTCGTCCAGCACAGCCCACAATTTAAAAAAAGCTCTCTCTCAACTCAAAGTGACCTTAGATTGAAAATGGCTAGAAGGAAAAAAACTCAAATCCTGGACAAAGAGTTTGAAACGCAAAAAGAACTAAAAGAATATGTTCAAAAAATTTTATACGCATACGAGCTAAACGAACTCTTGTCTCCTGAACACTTCCAATTTATCAGGTCGCTTCTCAATAATCATCCCGATTCCTACGAGAAAATTGGTGATGGTATAGAAAGCATCTGGATACAAGAAAATGTAGTCAATCGTGGAAAGTCGAGAGGTTTCTGGTTTCAACGTATAGATCGTTCAATCGATAACTTCAGTTACAAAGTATGTATTGAAAGTCCTCCATCAGTGACAAGTCATTTTCTCATGGCATGTAGAGAGGCTGCAGATAGTTATGTCAATGCTTATCGAGAAAAAACTTTTCAGGGGGTAGAAATATTGCAATGTCACACTACTGGTGACTCAATCACCTTAAAAGAATCATATGTCGCGCATTCACCTTTACACTTTAAAGAACTGGCAGAAGCATTCAGAAAAAACGAGGATTTAGTCTTATCGGAACAATTGTTCCAAGTTCATCGTGATGGTGATTTCGCTATGAGTTTTGCTGATGAAGCTCTTCGACAAAAGTGGATCAAATACCACTCTGAAAACGCTACCCTTGAGATTAGAAGCAAGAGCGTACTTGGAGTCAAAGTGTGAAACAGATGTGGCATAATCGCGCTGAGTTCACAACCATGTTATGTTTGGGGCGATCAATTTTGAATCAAAGCTACGTACCTCAGTTCACAGAGCGATATTGCTTAGGGTTATAATTTGAGGCAAGCGAATCCCAATTGGAACAATGACTACAGTAGCTATTTTGCCAATCTCTAATCCAAACGGTGAAAAGTCTTATCGCGCTATTGCGGGTAACAAGCAATCGGTTGGCAAAACTGCGGGGCAAGCCCTAGATGGGTTGACGGCTCAGTTAGGTGAAACTGAGTTCAGTGCGCTGCTCGTTATTCAAAGTTTTCGTCCCGATCCGTTCTTCAGTACAGATCAACAAAAACGGTTATCAGAGTTGATGAGTCTATGGCGGACAGCACGAGATCAAGGACAAGCGTTGCCGCCAGAGCAACAAGCAGAGCTAGATACTCTCGTTGATACTGAACTGAGAGCTGCAACAGCCCGGACAGCCGCATTAATGCAGCAATTGAGTCAATGAATTCTTATTACACAGTGGTTGCAGAACGAGCGAATCATCGTTGTGAATACTGTCATGCACCTGAACTCATATTCAACTTTCCGTTTGAAGTCGAACACATTATCCCGCTTTCTAGACAAGGTGCAGATGATGAGTCCAATTTAGCCCTTGCATGTCGCTCATGTAATCTCCGTAAAGGAACTCCCATCAGTGGCATTCAACCTAATTCAAATACTCAAGCTCGTTTCTTTCATCCAAGACAAAACCGATGGGATGAGCATTTCCAAGCCATTGTGGAGTTTGGTACGGTTATGGGCATCACTTCTATTGGAATAGTCACTGTGGAGTATTTGCAGATAAATAGCTCTTCTCAAGTAGCAGCACGACAATTATGGATTCGTTTAGGTTTATTTCCGTAAATGCGTGTTTCAGTCTAACACTGCGCTCCACCGGATTGCTAGTTTCAGCGTTGGCGTTAAACGTAGCTGCGCCTCCGGCAATCGCCCCTTATTGTACTTATCAAACTCCAGAGTATTTCTTTTCTTACCGCCGAGAAAAGCAGAAAAAAGTGCAGTGGTCTGGTATTGTTAGCGTTACTTCTGCTTAAATATCTACAATACTTGTTTCGCCACAATATCTATCAAATCATTATAAGATGATGTTTTAACAAAGTAGGAGCAAGCGCCTAAGCTAGCGGCTTGAACCAGATCATCTGGATCGTCGGAGATACTCATAACCAGAACTGGTAAATGTCTCAGCTTGGAATGCTGCTTAACCCATTCAAGTAAGTCAAAACCAGACATGTAGGGCAGCCTGATATTTGTCATTATCATCACTGGTAGTGGATAACACTCTCTGTCAGCGTAAGACTCTTTACCCGACAAGTAATTTACAGCTTCTTGCCCATTTTCAACGACTTGAAAAGATAGTGGTAAATTAGCGAATTCAAATGAGGCTAAGATCAGAAATCTTGTATCCGGCTCATCTTCGACTAATAAAATGGTTTTATATGCTTCACCCATTAGCAAAATACAACGTAAATACAATACTCTTCTATCTGCAGAGTAATTAATTGTGTTTATCCCTAACCTCCTCTGTGAGAATGAGTTAATGTTAAGTATTTATGTGCTAAAAAATACATTGTAGCGCTCGTCACACAAAAACTTAATAATCATATCCATCAATAGGTGGTTAAATATTCGTTGACATTAACTAAATATTATTAATAGTTGAGAAAACATCCACGTCATATCAATTCCTCTGTTGTTTGCTTCCATTTTCACAGGGGAATTTTTTTTTATCTATATTTTCTTTGTGATAAACAAGATAAAAATTGCAAGCACGTCTATCTAATACTATTTCATAAAATGCCTAATAACTCTTTGGGCCAAATTTAAACGGTATTACGTCTCTACTCAAGCACTCATAACTGATGAATCTTTCCAATATACTGTAACTCAGATCTTGCACCATAACTTTCGTCCGCCAAGAAATAAATTTCTTGGCTCAAAGTTCAAGTCCGTTAAAACGGACTGGATAAGTTTTTGAGGAGGCACTGCGTTGGGGAGGACAGTGCCGTGGGCGGGTTTCCCGACAGTCGCGCACCTGTCCGTTGAGCCAGTACTTGATGAGGGTTTCCCGACAGAGGTATCTGGTGAGACAGCGCTCTTTGGAGGGTCTCCCGACAGAGGCGACTGCGTAAGCGCAAAGCGCACGCGGCTTGGGCGTAAGCGCAAGCGCACGAATCGAGCGTTCGCGCAGCGTCTCCTACGGAGATACGCGTAAGCGTGTCCCTTTGGGACTTACAAAGTAGCGTCTGTGCAGGAGATACCCGATAGCCCTCCGGGTTCGCCAGTCGCCTGGCTGTCGGGAGACCCTCCCGCAGCGCTGGACTCACCGTAAGGCGTGGCCGTTCCCACTAGGGCGTTCGGGTTTCCCGACTTGTTCGCATGATTGCTTCTCCCAAGGGGAGACGCATGTGCCGTTCCGTTTTAACGGACTTGGGTTATTAGCCTTGAACTTGAGTTCAAGGCATACTATCGGTGAGGTGCAAGATCTCAGGTAAGTTATTTCAACGAAAGACCCACTGCTATAATGCGAAAGCGTTATAGCAGTGGGTGAAAACGAAATAGTTAAGATAATGTTCTTGAGTGTTAATGGATAAGCAGTTTACTACGCTTAGTTGTCAAAACAACCGCACTGAGTGACAAAATTGCAAGTACACTTGCTCCTTCAGGTACGGTAGCAACTCGAACAACTTTAGCATCAACCTGTACTATTCCACCCAAGCCACCAGCTAAGCTAGGGTTGCGAAGTATACCAGCAAATTCTGGAGAAAACAGCAATTTAACATTACTTAGGGTTAAGTCTTTGCCATCAAAAGCCAATTTTTCTGGAGTGCTCAAATCAAACAAAACTGTATTTAGAGACACTGTATCTTTTAGAAAAAGACCGCTGGTATTGTTGGTGGCACGTGTCGGGTCGTAACCAACTGAAAAGTTACCAACAGTAACTTGGTTATTGAAGGTAACAGTACCAGTGTGTTCGATTGTACCTAAAAGTGGAGTCAAACCATTCGCGTCGCTGAACGTGAAGTTTGTGGCTGGGGTAATGTTGAAGCCAACCAAAAAATTACTATTAATTGGTTGCACTGTATTATCCGTGCCTGTCAAGTTTAGCCCGATACTGCTGAGATAACTCAGGTCATGATAGACGCTAGTGACTCCAGACTGCACCTGATAAGTTGCAGCCTCTGCCCGTACGGGTGCAATTGATACAAAAGCGGCTATTGTGCCCGCAAGAATTGCTGGAACCTGGGAAAAACGCATAGAGACTCCTCTGCTAACTGTATAAGGTGGAACAGCGTATATTCACTTATAATTTATGTAACACAAAACAGAAAAAAAAACAGTAATTTATATTATTCTCTGGTTATTTTTATTACTCTTTTTCTTTTTTTTGTTGAACTGCTGTTTGTTCTGTCTACTTTTTCAGCTTTTCCTACTTTTCCTGAACTTTAGAAATAAAAAACCGCTTGACCAGCTAGCTTAGGGTTAATGCATTCAGAGTTCGTGGTGGATGATGTGGCTTCGTTAACTCATGAGCAAAACAAAGCGATACGGACAACAAGTCAGCAAGCGGGCTTATCGCAGCTCGTTGTTTAGAGTTAGTGATTGAGGCAGAGACTTATGAGTACACTACCATGTATTCAGAGTTTACAGAGACAATAACTTTAATAATTCTGCCGCTATTTGGGTTAAGGGTTGTTTGCTGTTGGTACATTAGAAAAACAGACTTCAGAAGATGCCCATATGAGCCAGACTACGACTAACCAGGTACGCTGGACAACTGCTGATTTAGAGCTGTTCCCAGATAACGGCAAGCGCTATGAAATTGTAGACGGAGAGTTATTTGTGACACATGCACCACATTGGGAACATCAACAAGCTGCTGACAATATTTGTACAGAGTTGAAACTGTGGTCTCGCCAATCTGGTTTGGGAAAAGCTGTCACGGCAGCTGGTATTATTTTTACTGATGCTGATAACGTCATTCCTGATGTGGTGTGGATTAGCAATGAACGGCTAGCATTGGTGATAGATGATGCAGGACACCTCACTGCAGCACCAGAGTTAGTGGTTGAGGTACTTTCTCCTGGCGACAACAACGAACGACGCGATAAACAAGTGAAGCTGAAGCTTTACGCTACTCAAGGCGTCCAAGAATACTGGATTGTTGATTGGCAGTTGCAGCAAATTCAGGTTTATCGACGGCAGCAAGCTACACTGGTGCTGGTAGCAACGTTAGTTATCAATGACGAATTAAGTTCACCACTCTTACCAAGGTTCACTTGTCCTATTGCCCGAATATTTAGTTAAACAAAAGCATTAATCATCAATTAACGCTTCCCTTAACACTTCACGGTGAATCAGCGCTCTATCGACTAAATACTGAATTTTTTCTGCTGACAATGGATCGCCATTGGCGTAATGTTCCATCCATGTTGTGCTAATGAAATTAGGATCATCTGGCAAATTAGCCAAATCCCAACCAGGCATATCCACATCTTCCATCAATCGATTTACCTTGGGATCGTAACTCAACGCAAAGCAGCGACAACCTTCACTTGCTGCCATAATCAAACTATGCAGGCGCATTCCAATTGCCATTTCCACACCGCGAAACACTCCTTTTAAAAGTTCCGGTTCTTCCAAGCACAAAATTTTGCTAACATCTTTAAGTTGCGGTTGAATCGCTTGGGCGATCTCTAAATCTTCACTCTTTTGAAATGGCAACAATAATATAAAGGTTTGTGTGGCTTTTTGAAAATCAACCAGTGCGCGAGTTAGGTTAGCAAGGCGTGTTTGGGTTAACTGGGGGTGATTTCGCAAAGTCACCGCCACTCTGGGGGCGGGTAAATCCCAAAGTCCAGGAACTGGTTTGCTTTGTAGCGCCCAAACTGGATCAGGAGCTAAGATAAAAGGAATTTGCCAATCAGTGAGTAATGCAGCAGAAGCGCGATCGCGCACACTCACTTTTGTACAACCACCAAAATTTTGCTGTGCTAACCAACGCGTGACAGAACGCCTCAAAGGACCAATTCCTTGTCCCCAAGCAATGGTTTTTAAGCCCATTTTTTGAGCTAATGTCATGATTAGCCCATAATAAAATGGACTCACGGCACTGGTTGTATCTTGAATTAAGCTACCACCACCCCAAATAAAGGCATCACAGGAGCGCAAAGCTTGTAGTACGGTGAAAGGTGCCATGCGATCGCACGCTTCCACACCATAGCGACTGTTAGTTTCTTCTGGATTGCCAGAGAGAACCACAGGTGTGACTGATGGTGGTAGCATCT
This portion of the Brasilonema sennae CENA114 genome encodes:
- a CDS encoding Uma2 family endonuclease — protein: MSQTTTNQVRWTTADLELFPDNGKRYEIVDGELFVTHAPHWEHQQAADNICTELKLWSRQSGLGKAVTAAGIIFTDADNVIPDVVWISNERLALVIDDAGHLTAAPELVVEVLSPGDNNERRDKQVKLKLYATQGVQEYWIVDWQLQQIQVYRRQQATLVLVATLVINDELSSPLLPRFTCPIARIFS
- the csaB gene encoding polysaccharide pyruvyl transferase CsaB, which produces MRVLLSGYYGKGNGGDEALLATLLQMLPPSVTPVVLSGNPEETNSRYGVEACDRMAPFTVLQALRSCDAFIWGGGSLIQDTTSAVSPFYYGLIMTLAQKMGLKTIAWGQGIGPLRRSVTRWLAQQNFGGCTKVSVRDRASAALLTDWQIPFILAPDPVWALQSKPVPGLWDLPAPRVAVTLRNHPQLTQTRLANLTRALVDFQKATQTFILLLPFQKSEDLEIAQAIQPQLKDVSKILCLEEPELLKGVFRGVEMAIGMRLHSLIMAASEGCRCFALSYDPKVNRLMEDVDMPGWDLANLPDDPNFISTTWMEHYANGDPLSAEKIQYLVDRALIHREVLREALIDD